The Desulfomicrobium orale DSM 12838 genome includes a window with the following:
- a CDS encoding IS5 family transposase (programmed frameshift), which translates to MYAHRRHDISDRVWENIQAHLPGKKGSVGRPAGDNRLFINAVFWILRTGAPWRDLPPDLGDWKNTHRRFCRWRDRGVWEKLLEVLMVEPDYEWLMIDASHCKVHPHAAGAVGGNQAMSRNKRGLNTKIHLAVDAHGMPLRVAVTEGTRADCKEACALIDGLSTEMLLADRGYDSNELIDKAVESGCQPVIPPRKNRKEQRDYDRELYRVRHLVENAFLHLKRWRGIATRYAKRSLSFLAAVQIRCISLWAEII; encoded by the exons ATGTACGCACATCGACGACACGATATTTCTGACAGGGTTTGGGAAAACATACAGGCGCATCTCCCCGGCAAAAAGGGGAGCGTTGGTCGCCCGGCCGGAGACAACAGGCTGTTTATTAACGCGGTGTTCTGGATATTGCGAACGGGAGCGCCATGGCGCGATCTGCCTCCTGACCTTGGGGACTGGAAAAATACCCATCGCCGGTTTTGCCGTTGGCGTGACCGGGGTGTTTGGGAAAAACTCCTTGAAGTGCTCATGGTTGAGCCTGACTATGAGTGGCTGATGATTGATGCGAGCCATTGCAAAGTGCATCCCCATGCTGCCGGAGCGGTTGGCGGCAATCAGGCGATGAGCCGTA ACAAGAGGGGGCTCAACACCAAAATACATCTGGCCGTGGATGCGCATGGTATGCCGCTCAGAGTTGCTGTTACAGAAGGTACCAGAGCTGATTGCAAGGAAGCGTGCGCATTGATTGACGGCTTGAGCACGGAGATGCTTTTGGCTGACCGTGGATATGACAGCAATGAACTTATAGACAAGGCTGTTGAGTCCGGCTGCCAGCCCGTCATCCCGCCCAGAAAAAATCGCAAGGAACAGCGCGATTATGACAGAGAACTGTACCGTGTACGGCACCTGGTCGAGAACGCCTTTCTTCACCTCAAGAGATGGCGTGGCATCGCCACGCGTTATGCAAAACGAAGCCTCTCCTTCCTTGCCGCTGTGCAAATCAGGTGTATCTCGTTGTGGGCAGAAATAATTTGA
- a CDS encoding DUF4198 domain-containing protein, which produces MKKNMRFFILAIGVMFIFPNSVPAHNFWININESNTPPAHVMMSIGYGHKIPMDEYLSSPQGVIKLKEYNLYDPDHNVLHIEYENPDAIDVKKLPVLSGAMVRTGDMFDRGIAFSPDMKPGTWQVTADQDWMFATLYKNKDGKRIYERKELNKIKDIQSILFSMAAKMSAKSFFTVGGKWTEPKPVGHLIEIIPTSDLSNLKVGDSISFKVLHNGKALDKFNRGEIPFWPYFCAFGTNFGGEEEGFHLAGYLNNGEGRLKIPASGQWVVYSYLYLPIDKDLNPELYGKAKYQYISASISFNVK; this is translated from the coding sequence ATGAAAAAAAATATGCGTTTTTTTATTCTGGCAATCGGAGTTATGTTTATTTTCCCCAATAGTGTCCCGGCTCATAACTTCTGGATCAATATAAATGAATCAAATACTCCACCTGCTCATGTGATGATGTCCATTGGATATGGCCATAAAATACCCATGGATGAATACTTAAGCAGTCCTCAAGGTGTGATAAAATTAAAAGAGTATAATTTATACGACCCGGATCACAATGTATTGCATATTGAATACGAAAATCCGGATGCTATTGATGTGAAAAAACTTCCCGTATTGTCTGGAGCAATGGTGCGTACAGGGGATATGTTTGACCGTGGAATTGCATTTTCTCCGGATATGAAGCCTGGTACATGGCAGGTCACAGCAGATCAGGACTGGATGTTTGCAACACTATATAAGAATAAGGACGGCAAGCGCATTTATGAGCGAAAGGAGCTGAATAAAATAAAGGATATACAGTCCATTCTCTTCAGCATGGCGGCCAAGATGTCGGCCAAGTCTTTTTTCACTGTAGGTGGAAAATGGACTGAACCTAAACCGGTGGGACACCTCATCGAAATTATTCCCACCTCGGATTTGTCCAATCTGAAGGTTGGCGACAGTATTTCCTTTAAAGTTCTGCATAATGGCAAAGCGCTTGACAAATTCAATCGTGGTGAAATTCCGTTCTGGCCGTATTTTTGCGCATTCGGAACCAATTTTGGCGGAGAAGAAGAAGGGTTTCACCTTGCTGGATACCTGAACAACGGTGAAGGCCGGTTGAAAATCCCAGCATCAGGTCAATGGGTTGTGTATTCCTATCTTTATCTGCCTATAGATAAAGATTTGAACCCAGAACTGTATGGCAAGGCAAAGTATCAGTATATATCCGCATCAATCTCGTTCAATGTGAAATAG
- a CDS encoding dihydrodipicolinate reductase, whose protein sequence is MSVFLMRYLIEHDVEVVAAFDVRADVIGKDIGDIMGTGKTGVVVSDAANASAILAERKPDVGVIATMSTMADVKDAFTVFAENGINAISTCEESLYPWNSSPAITKELDELAKKNNCTLAGSGYPDMYWGVLIDVLAGSMHKITKIKGSSSYNVEDYGIALAKGHGAGLTMAEFDKEIGAYNDLSYREISAKIESGEYPPPYMWNQNGWLCSRMGLTITNQTQRCVPQTHVEDLYSSTLDMTIKAGDATGMSAVVITETAEGITFETECIGKVYAPDEFDRNEWTLMGEPETTIVVNRPATVELTCANLVNRIPALLQSPAGYYTTEKVPNNVYLSKPMNEYIK, encoded by the coding sequence ATGAGCGTTTTTTTGATGCGCTATCTGATTGAACACGACGTAGAAGTGGTGGCTGCCTTTGATGTGCGGGCCGATGTCATCGGCAAGGATATCGGCGATATCATGGGCACGGGCAAGACGGGCGTCGTTGTGTCGGACGCGGCGAACGCCTCGGCCATCCTGGCGGAACGCAAACCGGATGTCGGCGTCATTGCAACGATGAGCACGATGGCAGATGTGAAAGATGCGTTTACTGTTTTTGCGGAAAATGGAATCAATGCCATCTCCACCTGTGAGGAATCGCTCTATCCGTGGAATTCTTCGCCTGCCATTACCAAGGAACTGGATGAACTTGCAAAGAAAAACAACTGTACATTGGCTGGCAGTGGCTATCCTGATATGTATTGGGGCGTGCTTATTGATGTGCTGGCAGGCTCCATGCACAAGATCACAAAGATCAAGGGAAGCAGCAGCTATAATGTTGAGGACTATGGCATCGCCTTGGCCAAAGGACACGGCGCAGGGCTGACCATGGCAGAGTTTGACAAGGAGATTGGCGCCTATAATGACCTGTCGTATCGGGAAATCAGCGCGAAGATCGAAAGCGGCGAGTATCCACCCCCTTACATGTGGAATCAGAATGGCTGGCTGTGTAGTCGCATGGGGCTGACCATCACCAACCAGACGCAGCGTTGCGTGCCGCAGACCCATGTTGAAGATCTGTATTCATCCACATTGGATATGACGATCAAGGCGGGAGACGCGACGGGCATGTCGGCAGTGGTGATAACGGAGACGGCAGAGGGCATCACCTTTGAGACGGAGTGCATCGGCAAAGTATATGCGCCGGATGAATTTGACAGGAATGAGTGGACGCTCATGGGCGAGCCTGAGACGACCATCGTGGTCAACCGCCCGGCAACGGTGGAACTGACGTGTGCCAACCTAGTCAACCGCATTCCTGCGCTTTTGCAGAGCCCCGCAGGCTATTATACGACGGAGAAGGTGCCAAACAACGTCTACCTGTCCAAGCCGATGAACGAATATATCAAATGA